In the Candidatus Paceibacterota bacterium genome, one interval contains:
- a CDS encoding LAGLIDADG family homing endonuclease yields the protein MYILNPDYIIGLVDGEGSFTIYIRDPKLPRTLKRRVTVEPKFYLKLIEKDKEILEKLKAYFKCGSIYFQKDNRPNHQHCYRYEVYNREDLIKTIIPFFKKHPLRLVSKRNDFELFCQMMEMIESKEHLTPNGLGKLFKLKQRMH from the coding sequence ATGTATATTCTTAATCCAGATTACATTATTGGTCTTGTAGATGGTGAAGGGAGCTTCACGATATATATTCGTGACCCAAAATTACCTCGAACCTTGAAGAGAAGAGTCACGGTAGAGCCAAAGTTTTACTTGAAACTTATCGAAAAAGACAAGGAAATATTGGAAAAGCTCAAAGCATATTTCAAATGCGGAAGTATTTACTTCCAAAAAGATAATAGACCAAACCATCAACATTGTTACCGATATGAAGTCTATAATAGGGAAGATTTGATCAAAACAATCATACCTTTCTTCAAGAAGCATCCTTTACGGCTTGTTTCGAAAAGAAATGATTTTGAATTATTTTGCCAAATGATGGAGATGATAGAAAGTAAAGAACATCTCACTCCAAATGGATTAGGAAAGTTGTTTAAGTTGAAGCAACGCATGCACTGA